In Ferrigenium kumadai, the DNA window GCGTGTTGGTTTCGACCTAACCTGAAGGTTAGTCTTCACCGCAACTTCGTTGTCGCTCAGTCCTCGCCTACCATTACGGTATGTGGCTTCGACCTAACCTGAAGGTTAGTCTCCACCGAAATCGTCGATTTTCTCGTCCTTCGTTGCGCGGCTCCTTGCATTCGGAGCGCTCATGACGATTTCTGGCGATACTGAACTTCAAGCTGAAGGCGCGCATTCTACACCCGCATCCGATTGACACCGCCGAATCCGCCCCTGATAATCCCCGCCATGAATTCCCTGACAGCCATCATTTGCAAAGTACGAGCCCTGCCGGTCGCGCATCTGCGCGCGATGTGGCCGTTCGCGCATGGTGGTCCGGAGAGTTAGCACTTAGTTTTCGCAGCAAGCAGCTTCCCGAAAAGGCCACAGACAACCTCTGTGGCCTTTTCGTTTTTGGCCGTTCCCCTTCGACAGGCTCGGGGCGAGCGGCGACATGAGTAGAGCCTTGGAGAAAATCATGTCGCTTCCGGCTGCATTCGTTTCGGTGATCCTGATCTGGTCCACCACGCCGCTCGCCATCAAATGGAGCGCGCTGGGCGTCGGCCCCAGCTTCGCGGTGTTCTCGCGTATGGCGATCGGCGCGCTGCTGTGCGTCGCGTTGCTGGCGCTGCTGCGCGTGCGCATCCCGCTGCACCGTAGGGCGCGGCAGGCTTATCTCGTCAGCGGCATCTCCATGTTCGGCGCGATGGCGCTGACGTACTGGTCATCGAAGTTCGTCAGCTCCGGCATGATCTCCGTGTTGTTCGGACTGTCGCCGCTGATGACCAGCCTGGGGGCGGCGCTGTGGCTGAAGGAAGAGTCGCTGACGAACAGCAAGCTGGCGGGGATGGTGCTTGGCGTGATCGGCCTGCTGCTGGTGTTTCGCGGAGGGCTCGACATAGGAGCAGAGGCCGGACTCGGGCTGGCGGCGCTGCTGTTTGCAGTGCTGTTGCAGTCGCTCGGGCTGGTGTGGCTGAAGCGCATCGGCGACGACAGTCCGCCGCTGGCGACGACGCTGGGCAGCCTGGTGGTGGCGCTGCCCCTGTTCTTCGCCTCGTGGTGGCTGTCGGATGGTCATCTGCCGGAAGACCTGCCCGAGCGCGCTGTGGCGGCGACGGTGTATCTGGGGGCGGTCGGCTCGGTGCTCGGTTTCGCGCTGTACTACTACATGATCAAGCACATGGAGGCGGGACGCATCGCGCTGATCACGCTGATCACCCCGGTGCTGGCGCTATTGCTGGGGCATGGGCTGAACGACGAGGCGGTGTTGCCGCAGGTGTGGCTGGGTACGGCCAGCATCCTGCTCGGCCT includes these proteins:
- a CDS encoding DMT family transporter encodes the protein MSLPAAFVSVILIWSTTPLAIKWSALGVGPSFAVFSRMAIGALLCVALLALLRVRIPLHRRARQAYLVSGISMFGAMALTYWSSKFVSSGMISVLFGLSPLMTSLGAALWLKEESLTNSKLAGMVLGVIGLLLVFRGGLDIGAEAGLGLAALLFAVLLQSLGLVWLKRIGDDSPPLATTLGSLVVALPLFFASWWLSDGHLPEDLPERAVAATVYLGAVGSVLGFALYYYMIKHMEAGRIALITLITPVLALLLGHGLNDEAVLPQVWLGTASILLGLGLHRWGDQWEQAVAKLLVK